From the genome of Gorilla gorilla gorilla isolate KB3781 chromosome 4, NHGRI_mGorGor1-v2.1_pri, whole genome shotgun sequence, one region includes:
- the DCXR gene encoding L-xylulose reductase isoform X4: MELGLAGRRVLVTGAGKGRGTVQALHATGARVVAVSRTQADLDSLVRECPGIEPVCVDLGDWEATERALGSVGPVDLLVNNAAVALLQPFLEVTKEAFDRSFEVNLRAVIQVSQIVARGLIARGVPGAIVNVSSQGSQRAVTNHSVYCSTKGALDMLTKVMALELGPHKIRVNAVNPTVVMTPMGQAAWSDPYKAKTMLDRIPLGKFAANE, translated from the exons ATGGAGCTGGGCCTCGCGGGCCGCCGGGTGCTGGTCACCGGGGCAGGCAAAG GGCGCGGCACGGTCCAGGCGCTGCACGCGACGGGCGCGCGGGTGGTGGCTGTGAGCCGGACCCAGGCGGATCTTGACAGCCTTGTCCGCGAG TGCCCGGGGATAGAACCCGTGTGCGTGGACCTGGGTGACTGGGAGGCCACCGAGCGAGCGCTGGGCAGCGTGGGCCCCGTGGACCTGCTGGTGAACAACGCCGCTGTCGCCCTGCTGCAGCCCTTCCTGGAGGTCACCAAGGAGGCCTTTGACAG ATCCTTTGAGGTGAACCTGCGTGCGGTCATCCAGGTGTCACAG ATTGTGGCCAGGGGCTTAATAGCCCGGGGAGTCCCAGGGGCCATTGTGAATGTCTCCAGCCAGGGCTCCCAGCGGGCAGTAACTAACCATAGCGTCTACT GCTCCACCAAGGGTGCCCTGGACATGCTGACCAAGGTGATGGCCCTAGAGCTCGGGCCCCACAAG ATCCGAGTGAATGCAGTAAACCCCACAGTGGTGATGACGCCCATGGGCCAGGCCGCCTGGAGTGACCCCTACAAGGCCAAGACTATGCTGGACCGAATCCCACTTGGCAAGTTTGCTG CTAATGAGTAA
- the DCXR gene encoding L-xylulose reductase isoform X2: MELGLAGRRVLVTGAGKGRGTVQALHATGARVVAVSRTQADLDSLVRECPGIEPVCVDLGDWEATERALGSVGPVDLLVNNAAVALLQPFLEVTKEAFDRSFEVNLRAVIQVSQIVARGLIARGVPGAIVNVSSQGSQRAVTNHSVYCSTKGALDMLTKVMALELGPHKIRVNAVNPTVVMTPMGQAAWSDPYKAKTMLDRIPLGKFAEVEHVVDAILFLLSDRSGMTTGSTLPVEGGFWAC; the protein is encoded by the exons ATGGAGCTGGGCCTCGCGGGCCGCCGGGTGCTGGTCACCGGGGCAGGCAAAG GGCGCGGCACGGTCCAGGCGCTGCACGCGACGGGCGCGCGGGTGGTGGCTGTGAGCCGGACCCAGGCGGATCTTGACAGCCTTGTCCGCGAG TGCCCGGGGATAGAACCCGTGTGCGTGGACCTGGGTGACTGGGAGGCCACCGAGCGAGCGCTGGGCAGCGTGGGCCCCGTGGACCTGCTGGTGAACAACGCCGCTGTCGCCCTGCTGCAGCCCTTCCTGGAGGTCACCAAGGAGGCCTTTGACAG ATCCTTTGAGGTGAACCTGCGTGCGGTCATCCAGGTGTCACAG ATTGTGGCCAGGGGCTTAATAGCCCGGGGAGTCCCAGGGGCCATTGTGAATGTCTCCAGCCAGGGCTCCCAGCGGGCAGTAACTAACCATAGCGTCTACT GCTCCACCAAGGGTGCCCTGGACATGCTGACCAAGGTGATGGCCCTAGAGCTCGGGCCCCACAAG ATCCGAGTGAATGCAGTAAACCCCACAGTGGTGATGACGCCCATGGGCCAGGCCGCCTGGAGTGACCCCTACAAGGCCAAGACTATGCTGGACCGAATCCCACTTGGCAAGTTTGCTG AGGTAGAGCACGTGGTGGACGCCATCCTCTTTCTGCTGAGTGACCGAAGTGGCATGACCACGGGCTCCACTTTGCCGGTGGAAGGGGGCTTCTGGGCCTGCTGA
- the DCXR gene encoding L-xylulose reductase isoform X3, with product MELGLAGRRVLVTGAGKGIGRGTVQALHATGARVVAVSRTQADLDSLVRECPGIEPVCVDLGDWEATERALGSVGPVDLLVNNAAVALLQPFLEVTKEAFDRSFEVNLRAVIQVSQIVARGLIARGVPGAIVNVSSQGSQRAVTNHSVYCSTKGALDMLTKVMALELGPHKIRVNAVNPTVVMTPMGQAAWSDPYKAKTMLDRIPLGKFAANE from the exons ATGGAGCTGGGCCTCGCGGGCCGCCGGGTGCTGGTCACCGGGGCAGGCAAAG GTATAGGGCGCGGCACGGTCCAGGCGCTGCACGCGACGGGCGCGCGGGTGGTGGCTGTGAGCCGGACCCAGGCGGATCTTGACAGCCTTGTCCGCGAG TGCCCGGGGATAGAACCCGTGTGCGTGGACCTGGGTGACTGGGAGGCCACCGAGCGAGCGCTGGGCAGCGTGGGCCCCGTGGACCTGCTGGTGAACAACGCCGCTGTCGCCCTGCTGCAGCCCTTCCTGGAGGTCACCAAGGAGGCCTTTGACAG ATCCTTTGAGGTGAACCTGCGTGCGGTCATCCAGGTGTCACAG ATTGTGGCCAGGGGCTTAATAGCCCGGGGAGTCCCAGGGGCCATTGTGAATGTCTCCAGCCAGGGCTCCCAGCGGGCAGTAACTAACCATAGCGTCTACT GCTCCACCAAGGGTGCCCTGGACATGCTGACCAAGGTGATGGCCCTAGAGCTCGGGCCCCACAAG ATCCGAGTGAATGCAGTAAACCCCACAGTGGTGATGACGCCCATGGGCCAGGCCGCCTGGAGTGACCCCTACAAGGCCAAGACTATGCTGGACCGAATCCCACTTGGCAAGTTTGCTG CTAATGAGTAA
- the DCXR gene encoding L-xylulose reductase isoform X1: protein MELGLAGRRVLVTGAGKGIGRGTVQALHATGARVVAVSRTQADLDSLVRECPGIEPVCVDLGDWEATERALGSVGPVDLLVNNAAVALLQPFLEVTKEAFDRSFEVNLRAVIQVSQIVARGLIARGVPGAIVNVSSQGSQRAVTNHSVYCSTKGALDMLTKVMALELGPHKIRVNAVNPTVVMTPMGQAAWSDPYKAKTMLDRIPLGKFAEVEHVVDAILFLLSDRSGMTTGSTLPVEGGFWAC, encoded by the exons ATGGAGCTGGGCCTCGCGGGCCGCCGGGTGCTGGTCACCGGGGCAGGCAAAG GTATAGGGCGCGGCACGGTCCAGGCGCTGCACGCGACGGGCGCGCGGGTGGTGGCTGTGAGCCGGACCCAGGCGGATCTTGACAGCCTTGTCCGCGAG TGCCCGGGGATAGAACCCGTGTGCGTGGACCTGGGTGACTGGGAGGCCACCGAGCGAGCGCTGGGCAGCGTGGGCCCCGTGGACCTGCTGGTGAACAACGCCGCTGTCGCCCTGCTGCAGCCCTTCCTGGAGGTCACCAAGGAGGCCTTTGACAG ATCCTTTGAGGTGAACCTGCGTGCGGTCATCCAGGTGTCACAG ATTGTGGCCAGGGGCTTAATAGCCCGGGGAGTCCCAGGGGCCATTGTGAATGTCTCCAGCCAGGGCTCCCAGCGGGCAGTAACTAACCATAGCGTCTACT GCTCCACCAAGGGTGCCCTGGACATGCTGACCAAGGTGATGGCCCTAGAGCTCGGGCCCCACAAG ATCCGAGTGAATGCAGTAAACCCCACAGTGGTGATGACGCCCATGGGCCAGGCCGCCTGGAGTGACCCCTACAAGGCCAAGACTATGCTGGACCGAATCCCACTTGGCAAGTTTGCTG AGGTAGAGCACGTGGTGGACGCCATCCTCTTTCTGCTGAGTGACCGAAGTGGCATGACCACGGGCTCCACTTTGCCGGTGGAAGGGGGCTTCTGGGCCTGCTGA